Proteins found in one Geomonas subterranea genomic segment:
- a CDS encoding GNAT family N-acetyltransferase, whose translation MIITRADVTDAAEILALQKTAYLSEAAIYQDYAIPPLTQTLAELKDSFSRNTVLKAVEDGRIVGSVNGRMSKGRCLIGRLMVHPERQGRGVGAALMRAIETTFAEAACYRLFTGERSESNIRLYQKLGYRIFERKQVPGSFAIVFMEKPPERLP comes from the coding sequence GTGATCATCACCCGGGCAGACGTCACCGATGCCGCCGAGATCCTGGCACTGCAGAAGACCGCCTACCTGAGCGAGGCGGCCATCTACCAGGACTACGCCATCCCGCCGCTCACCCAGACCCTGGCGGAGCTTAAGGACAGCTTTTCCCGCAACACGGTCCTCAAGGCGGTGGAGGACGGCAGGATCGTTGGGTCGGTTAACGGAAGGATGAGCAAAGGGCGCTGCCTCATCGGCCGACTGATGGTGCACCCGGAAAGGCAGGGGAGGGGGGTCGGTGCGGCCCTGATGCGGGCCATCGAAACCACCTTCGCCGAAGCAGCCTGTTACCGACTCTTCACCGGCGAGAGGAGCGAGAGCAACATCCGCCTGTACCAAAAACTGGGGTACCGGATCTTCGAGAGGAAGCAGGTCCCCGGCAGCTTCGCCATCGTCTTCATGGAAAAACCGCCGGAGCGCCTCCCCTAG
- a CDS encoding DinB family protein, translated as MAGKEEAMRDIPDLLDSLSRTPNILAELVDTIPQQKLDLRRGEGFWTIAEHVSHLAEVQPMLLQRIGRFLKEEHPEFIPYLPGKGEEEPDTPARLEMASALEQFTTCRLRQLELLKGLDQGTWRRTGTHPEYDAYSLYILVRHILMHDHWHMYRIEELWLTKDAYLTRL; from the coding sequence ATGGCAGGCAAGGAGGAAGCGATGCGCGACATCCCCGATCTTCTCGATTCACTGAGCAGGACGCCCAACATTTTAGCCGAGTTGGTGGATACCATTCCGCAGCAGAAACTGGATCTGAGACGTGGTGAAGGTTTCTGGACCATAGCCGAACATGTCAGTCATCTGGCCGAGGTGCAGCCCATGCTGCTGCAGAGGATCGGCCGTTTTCTGAAGGAGGAGCATCCCGAGTTCATCCCGTACCTCCCCGGCAAAGGGGAAGAGGAACCGGACACCCCGGCGCGGTTGGAAATGGCGTCGGCTTTGGAGCAGTTCACCACCTGCCGGCTGCGGCAGTTGGAGCTGTTGAAAGGACTGGACCAGGGAACCTGGCGCAGGACGGGGACCCATCCGGAATACGATGCATATTCGCTTTACATCCTGGTCAGACACATACTCATGCACGATCACTGGCACATGTACCGGATCGAAGAGCTGTGGCTGACGAAGGATGCCTACCTCACCCGGCTTTAG
- a CDS encoding cytochrome c3 family protein, whose protein sequence is MKWILVPAVFAVVAGLAGVAFANGKDVLEFPNAKGTVIFSHAKHEKLADSDCKVCHENQVGAIRAFGKAYAHRVCIGCHEPEAGKMEGPITCEGCHQTP, encoded by the coding sequence ATGAAATGGATTTTGGTGCCCGCCGTGTTTGCAGTAGTTGCCGGCCTTGCCGGGGTTGCCTTTGCCAACGGCAAAGATGTCCTGGAGTTTCCCAACGCGAAGGGAACAGTTATCTTCTCACACGCAAAGCACGAGAAACTTGCCGACAGCGATTGCAAAGTCTGTCACGAAAACCAGGTGGGTGCCATCAGGGCCTTCGGCAAGGCCTACGCCCACCGCGTCTGCATCGGTTGTCACGAGCCTGAGGCTGGCAAGATGGAAGGGCCCATCACCTGTGAAGGATGCCACCAGACTCCCTGA
- a CDS encoding sensor histidine kinase, producing the protein MPTARERVTSILYVEDEAEARELIGNLLSEEHRHLRIIIAADGAEGLTLFKEHRPQIVVTDIRMPVMDGLTMAGHIRDMDQEVDLIALSAYSDTSFLVRAIELGFSNYVFKPVNFSKLLTALNRIIKVRELKHRFSEQNELLRISEQRLQATFDQAAVGIGHVAMDGSFLRINDKYCAIAGCNTGSVPGTIYDFTHPEDLPGCRTHHELLLEGKQRSYSLEKRYVHNEITLWASLTVSMVQDRSGKDSFMVAIVDDITQRKILEQEIAELNRALSVRAEELEDANRDLTAFNYTVAHDLRQPLNLISGYCQAVSMTCGKMLNEDCREFLQKAFEGTVKMNKLVNALLEFAEMAHAEPKQETVDLSREAEELAAELARSEPKRQARFIIAPGLSARGDSQLLRAVLANLLGNAWKYTTERTETLIEFGSTMREGEAVFYVSDNGIGFDMAQTKEIFVPFRRLPGAQRSGGFGIGLATVERIIKRHGGRVWAEGEQGKGATFYFSLC; encoded by the coding sequence ATGCCAACAGCCAGAGAGCGGGTAACGAGCATCCTTTACGTGGAAGACGAGGCCGAGGCAAGGGAGTTGATCGGCAACCTGCTGAGCGAGGAACATCGGCACCTCAGGATCATCATCGCGGCAGACGGGGCCGAGGGGCTCACCCTGTTCAAGGAGCACCGTCCGCAGATCGTGGTCACTGACATCAGGATGCCGGTGATGGACGGCCTTACCATGGCCGGACACATACGGGACATGGACCAGGAGGTCGACCTGATCGCGCTCAGCGCCTACAGCGACACCAGCTTCCTCGTGCGCGCCATCGAGCTTGGTTTTAGCAACTACGTCTTCAAGCCGGTCAACTTCTCAAAACTGCTCACCGCCCTGAACAGGATCATCAAGGTGAGGGAGTTGAAGCACCGTTTCAGCGAGCAGAACGAGCTGCTGCGCATAAGCGAACAGCGACTCCAGGCAACCTTCGACCAGGCCGCCGTCGGCATCGGACACGTCGCCATGGACGGTTCTTTCCTGCGCATCAACGACAAGTACTGCGCCATCGCCGGGTGCAACACCGGCAGCGTACCCGGCACGATCTACGACTTCACCCACCCCGAGGACCTCCCTGGTTGTCGGACGCACCACGAGCTCTTGCTGGAAGGAAAACAGCGCTCGTATTCACTGGAAAAGCGTTACGTGCACAATGAGATAACCTTGTGGGCTTCGCTGACCGTCTCCATGGTGCAGGACCGCTCCGGCAAGGACAGCTTCATGGTTGCCATCGTCGACGATATAACGCAGCGCAAGATCCTGGAACAGGAAATCGCAGAACTGAACCGTGCCCTTTCGGTGCGAGCGGAGGAACTGGAGGATGCCAACCGCGACCTGACGGCCTTCAACTACACGGTGGCGCACGACCTGCGCCAGCCCTTGAATCTCATCAGCGGGTATTGCCAGGCCGTCAGCATGACCTGCGGGAAGATGCTCAATGAAGATTGCCGGGAGTTCCTGCAAAAGGCCTTCGAGGGGACGGTGAAGATGAACAAGCTGGTGAATGCCCTGCTTGAGTTCGCCGAAATGGCACATGCGGAACCGAAGCAGGAAACGGTCGACCTAAGCCGCGAGGCGGAGGAGCTTGCGGCCGAACTGGCGCGGTCGGAGCCCAAGCGACAGGCGAGGTTCATCATCGCGCCGGGGCTCTCGGCCCGGGGGGACAGCCAACTGCTCAGGGCGGTCCTGGCAAACCTGCTCGGCAACGCCTGGAAGTACACGACGGAGCGGACCGAGACGCTGATCGAATTCGGCAGCACCATGCGTGAAGGCGAAGCCGTTTTCTATGTCAGTGACAACGGCATCGGCTTCGACATGGCGCAGACGAAGGAGATATTCGTCCCCTTCCGGCGTCTGCCCGGGGCGCAGCGGTCAGGAGGCTTCGGCATCGGTCTCGCGACGGTGGAGAGGATCATCAAGCGGCACGGAGGCCGGGTTTGGGCGGAAGGCGAACAGGGCAAGGGGGCCACCTTCTACTTCTCGCTTTGCTGA
- a CDS encoding PAS domain-containing sensor histidine kinase: MTSRSRLFNRPDRPLYSVIVAVAIFLGLVNTVVYFASPATKYWVVPWYLPTVHTFVALCSFCVAFLAIGRHQVLKYPAPFWIGVAYLSYSIFTIFRLLVFPTLPGNMGIIEAVPTLSPWLVNVQMTTLATCVTAAPFTRAPRERWSSWLGTLTAVATALLAGLTLVKLDTKLPVLITSGRFTGSEIVLLLCISLLLLVSAAVATWSYLGSGDNLFAYTALSQLAVTSSVAMNALGAAWFTLPFYLGRNIVVIGALIMLFGLLSDYVRLARKEQEKSQELAKRSEELARSEERLRYNEATLQMAISSTGMGTFEFEPQTGKLTWSAQAKANFGLAPDATESYQLFISALHPEDREEAQEALKRALQPGSDGFYRAEYRTIGIEDGKERWLMARGRVLFDATGAPTRVLGTTLDITEPKKAEARLRRIFDSGMIGLIYWNMHGDILDANDAFLNVLGRSRAELEAGTIKWSELTPPEFDALDQYALGELRATGLDTPYEKEFFRSDGTRVPILIGAATLPEAPEEGVAFVLDITERKKAEEEVRQARSSLELRVQERTEELNRALQHLRSETEERIRAVEELRVREQMLMQQSRLAAMGEMLVNISHQWRQPLNVLGLILQNLARSYERGALSVEVVRKSVRRGTELIEHMSKTIADFSAYLNPDKTKLSFDVGEVINNAVSMVRESLHGIEIKVHTPDEPVFAEGYRNEYAQVVINILVNARDALRDKSVPDARVTIGINRQGDKSVVTILDNAGGIAADVLEKIFDPYFTTKEPGRGTGIGLFMSKAIIEKSMGGKLTARNADGGAEFRIEV; this comes from the coding sequence GTGACCTCTCGGAGCCGTCTCTTCAACAGGCCGGACCGGCCCCTCTATTCAGTCATTGTCGCAGTGGCCATCTTCCTCGGTCTGGTCAATACCGTGGTGTACTTCGCCTCGCCTGCCACCAAATATTGGGTGGTCCCGTGGTATCTGCCCACCGTCCATACCTTCGTAGCCCTCTGCTCCTTCTGTGTCGCCTTCCTGGCCATCGGGCGGCATCAGGTGCTCAAATACCCGGCCCCCTTCTGGATCGGAGTGGCCTATCTTTCCTACTCCATCTTCACCATCTTCCGGCTCCTCGTTTTCCCGACCCTACCCGGCAATATGGGGATCATCGAGGCGGTACCGACCCTGTCCCCCTGGCTTGTCAACGTGCAGATGACCACACTGGCAACGTGCGTAACAGCCGCGCCATTCACGAGGGCCCCGCGCGAGAGGTGGAGCTCGTGGCTTGGTACCCTGACGGCGGTAGCAACGGCCCTCCTGGCCGGCCTCACCCTCGTTAAGCTGGACACGAAGCTCCCGGTGCTCATCACCTCAGGGAGGTTCACGGGCAGCGAGATCGTCTTGCTGTTGTGCATATCGTTGTTGCTGCTGGTCAGCGCCGCTGTGGCGACGTGGAGCTATCTTGGCTCCGGCGACAACCTGTTTGCCTATACCGCGCTGTCTCAATTGGCCGTCACCTCATCGGTAGCGATGAACGCGCTGGGTGCTGCCTGGTTCACCCTTCCCTTCTATCTCGGCAGGAACATAGTGGTCATCGGAGCTCTCATCATGTTGTTCGGACTGCTGTCGGATTACGTCCGCCTGGCGCGCAAGGAGCAGGAAAAGAGCCAGGAACTCGCCAAGCGTTCGGAGGAACTGGCGCGAAGCGAGGAGAGGCTGCGCTACAACGAGGCGACCCTGCAGATGGCGATCAGCTCCACGGGGATGGGCACCTTTGAATTTGAGCCACAAACTGGAAAACTCACCTGGTCCGCACAGGCAAAGGCGAACTTCGGTCTGGCACCTGACGCAACGGAAAGCTACCAATTGTTCATCTCAGCGCTGCACCCGGAAGACCGCGAGGAGGCCCAGGAAGCGCTCAAAAGGGCGCTGCAGCCGGGGAGCGACGGTTTCTACCGGGCCGAATACCGGACCATCGGCATTGAGGACGGCAAGGAACGTTGGCTCATGGCCAGAGGACGGGTTTTATTCGACGCAACCGGAGCGCCTACACGCGTGCTCGGTACCACCCTCGACATCACCGAGCCGAAGAAGGCGGAAGCCCGCCTGCGCCGGATCTTCGACTCCGGCATGATCGGCCTGATCTACTGGAACATGCACGGTGACATCCTGGACGCCAACGACGCCTTCCTTAACGTGCTGGGAAGAAGCCGCGCCGAACTTGAAGCGGGCACGATAAAGTGGAGCGAGCTTACGCCCCCCGAATTCGACGCTCTCGATCAGTATGCCCTGGGCGAACTGCGTGCCACGGGCTTGGACACCCCCTATGAAAAGGAGTTTTTCCGCAGCGACGGCACCAGAGTCCCAATCCTGATAGGCGCGGCGACGCTCCCTGAAGCCCCGGAGGAAGGGGTCGCTTTCGTTCTGGACATAACCGAGCGCAAGAAAGCCGAGGAGGAAGTGCGCCAGGCACGGAGCAGCCTGGAGTTACGGGTGCAGGAACGCACCGAGGAGCTAAACCGCGCCCTGCAGCACCTCAGAAGCGAAACAGAGGAACGGATACGGGCGGTCGAGGAACTAAGGGTCAGGGAACAGATGTTGATGCAGCAAAGCCGCCTTGCCGCCATGGGAGAGATGCTGGTCAACATATCGCACCAGTGGCGCCAGCCCCTGAACGTACTCGGACTCATACTACAGAACCTTGCGAGGAGCTACGAACGGGGTGCCCTGTCGGTAGAGGTGGTGCGAAAAAGCGTCCGCCGCGGCACGGAGTTAATCGAACACATGTCCAAGACCATCGCAGACTTCTCTGCCTACCTAAACCCGGACAAGACCAAGCTCTCCTTCGATGTGGGCGAGGTAATCAACAATGCGGTGTCAATGGTGAGGGAAAGCCTGCATGGCATCGAAATAAAAGTGCACACCCCGGATGAGCCCGTTTTTGCGGAGGGCTACCGCAACGAATACGCACAGGTGGTGATCAACATCCTGGTCAATGCACGCGACGCACTGCGCGATAAATCAGTCCCCGATGCAAGGGTTACCATCGGCATCAACAGGCAAGGCGACAAAAGTGTGGTGACCATCTTGGACAACGCGGGAGGTATCGCCGCAGACGTTCTGGAGAAGATTTTCGATCCTTATTTCACCACCAAGGAACCCGGCAGGGGGACGGGGATCGGGCTGTTCATGTCCAAGGCGATCATAGAGAAGAGCATGGGCGGCAAGTTAACGGCACGCAACGCCGATGGCGGCGCCGAATTCAGAATCGAGGTGTGA
- a CDS encoding ferritin-like domain-containing protein — MKDTQDALKQAIQTEKNAMNFYQIGAQNMKDKEAKRLFEQLAREEKEHAAQFFKAYKGNDLGSFEEFITSPPQNEALWITSIQKAVGSDFTEQKALEYAMEKETHLENALRETAGRITDPDIKEIFLWNANETHNHFLTIEAEYARVMAMVDESDMDTYVRE, encoded by the coding sequence ATGAAAGACACGCAAGATGCCCTGAAACAAGCGATTCAAACTGAAAAGAACGCAATGAACTTCTACCAGATCGGCGCACAGAATATGAAGGACAAGGAAGCCAAGCGGCTGTTCGAGCAGTTGGCGCGTGAAGAGAAGGAACACGCAGCCCAGTTCTTCAAGGCCTACAAGGGCAACGACCTCGGTTCCTTCGAGGAGTTCATCACCTCGCCGCCGCAGAACGAGGCTCTCTGGATCACCTCCATTCAAAAGGCGGTCGGCTCTGATTTCACCGAGCAGAAGGCGCTTGAGTACGCCATGGAGAAAGAGACCCACCTGGAGAACGCCCTGCGCGAGACGGCGGGTAGGATCACGGACCCCGACATCAAGGAAATCTTCCTCTGGAACGCCAACGAGACCCACAACCATTTCCTCACCATCGAGGCTGAATACGCGAGAGTGATGGCGATGGTGGACGAATCGGACATGGACACTTACGTCAGGGAGTAG
- the secG gene encoding preprotein translocase subunit SecG produces the protein MTFLLVTLHVIVCFALIVVVLLQSGKGAEMGASFGASGSQSVFGAGGGNTFMSKLTTYAAVIFMLTSLSLAFVSGKGGGSSIMSKAPKVKPAPMGGMPLQQPVKPAAPGNAVAPAAPAPAAPAAPAAPAPAK, from the coding sequence ATGACTTTTTTACTGGTAACCCTGCACGTCATCGTCTGTTTCGCCCTCATCGTTGTTGTCTTGCTGCAGTCCGGCAAAGGGGCTGAGATGGGCGCATCCTTCGGCGCCAGCGGCAGCCAGTCCGTGTTCGGCGCGGGCGGCGGCAACACCTTCATGAGTAAACTGACCACGTACGCAGCGGTCATCTTCATGCTGACCTCCCTCTCCCTGGCCTTCGTGTCGGGCAAAGGCGGCGGCTCCTCCATCATGTCCAAGGCCCCCAAGGTCAAGCCGGCACCGATGGGCGGCATGCCGTTGCAGCAACCGGTCAAACCCGCGGCACCCGGCAACGCGGTAGCACCTGCGGCACCTGCTCCCGCTGCACCGGCTGCTCCTGCAGCACCCGCTCCGGCAAAGTAA
- the tpiA gene encoding triose-phosphate isomerase yields the protein MRKPVIAGNWKLYKTKDEALALIEELAPLVAGVDNVEVVVAPVFTVLPSLPSALAGTSISLAAQDVFWEEEGAFTGEVSPRMLLDAGASHVIIGHSERRQYFGETDQTVNKKIKAALKGALVPIFCIGETLEAREAGDTFKVLERQVRGGLEGLTEPQFAPVIIAYEPVWAIGTGKVATDEQAQEAHAFIRGVVAKMFGQAAADKVRILYGGSVKPDNVKGLMSCTDIDGALVGGASLKGASFASIVRFGE from the coding sequence ATGCGCAAGCCGGTCATCGCAGGCAACTGGAAACTGTATAAGACAAAGGACGAGGCGCTGGCACTGATCGAGGAACTGGCACCACTGGTCGCAGGGGTGGACAACGTTGAAGTGGTGGTGGCGCCGGTGTTCACCGTTCTCCCCTCCCTCCCCTCCGCGCTTGCCGGCACCAGCATCAGCCTCGCCGCCCAGGATGTCTTCTGGGAGGAGGAAGGCGCCTTCACCGGCGAAGTATCGCCGCGCATGCTGCTTGACGCGGGCGCAAGCCACGTCATTATCGGGCACTCCGAGCGCAGGCAGTACTTCGGCGAAACCGACCAGACGGTGAACAAGAAGATCAAGGCGGCTCTCAAGGGGGCCCTGGTCCCCATATTCTGCATCGGGGAGACGCTGGAGGCGCGCGAAGCGGGCGACACGTTCAAGGTCCTTGAGCGCCAGGTGCGGGGCGGCCTGGAAGGACTCACCGAACCCCAGTTCGCGCCGGTGATCATCGCCTACGAACCGGTCTGGGCCATCGGGACCGGAAAGGTGGCCACCGACGAGCAGGCGCAGGAAGCACATGCCTTCATCCGCGGCGTGGTCGCCAAGATGTTCGGCCAAGCTGCCGCCGACAAGGTGAGAATACTCTATGGCGGTTCGGTCAAGCCTGACAATGTCAAAGGGCTCATGTCCTGCACTGACATAGACGGCGCCCTCGTGGGAGGTGCAAGTCTCAAGGGAGCCTCTTTCGCCTCGATCGTCCGTTTTGGCGAATAA
- a CDS encoding phosphoglycerate kinase, which yields MSIRYIDEIESLAGKKLFMRVDFNVPLDDNQNITEDTRIRAVLPTLNYALDQKAKIILASHLGRPKGERKEKYSMAPAAKRLSRLLGKEVKLASDCIGDEVRAMIDAMQPGDVIMLENVRFYAGEEKNDVDFAKALANGCEVYVNDAFAVSHRAHASVEAITDFFPVVAAGFLMKNEMNYFEKAMKNPIRPLVSILGGAKVSGKIEVLENLCDKVDKIIIGGGMAFTFLKGMGYNVGKSLVEDNLIETAMKTYEKARAQGVKFYLPVDCVVADQFNPAAETKVCPIQEIPEGWMALDIGPATVALFTEALHNAKTIVWNGPMGVFEMDAFSRGTFAMVSAVANSYALTIVGGGDTDVAVHRAGEYAKISYISTGGGAFLELLEGKKLPGIKVLEDKGHK from the coding sequence ATGTCAATTCGTTACATCGATGAAATCGAAAGCCTCGCCGGAAAGAAGCTGTTCATGCGTGTCGACTTCAACGTGCCTTTGGACGACAACCAGAACATCACCGAGGACACCAGGATCCGCGCCGTGCTGCCGACCCTGAACTACGCGCTGGACCAGAAGGCGAAGATCATCCTGGCCTCGCACCTTGGACGCCCCAAGGGTGAGCGCAAGGAGAAGTACTCGATGGCGCCCGCAGCCAAGCGCCTCTCCAGGCTCCTTGGCAAAGAGGTGAAGCTCGCCTCCGACTGCATCGGTGACGAGGTGCGCGCCATGATCGACGCCATGCAGCCCGGCGACGTGATCATGCTTGAGAACGTCCGCTTCTACGCCGGCGAGGAGAAAAACGACGTTGACTTCGCCAAGGCACTGGCCAACGGCTGCGAGGTGTACGTGAACGACGCCTTCGCCGTGTCGCACCGCGCCCACGCTTCGGTCGAGGCAATCACCGATTTCTTCCCGGTCGTGGCCGCCGGTTTCCTGATGAAAAACGAGATGAACTACTTCGAGAAGGCGATGAAGAACCCGATCCGCCCGCTGGTCTCCATCCTGGGAGGCGCCAAGGTTTCCGGGAAGATCGAGGTCCTCGAGAACCTGTGCGACAAGGTGGACAAGATCATCATCGGCGGGGGCATGGCCTTCACCTTCCTGAAAGGAATGGGGTACAACGTCGGCAAGTCCCTGGTCGAGGACAACCTCATCGAGACCGCGATGAAGACCTACGAGAAGGCGCGCGCCCAGGGGGTCAAGTTCTACCTCCCGGTCGACTGCGTGGTCGCCGACCAGTTCAACCCCGCAGCCGAGACCAAGGTCTGTCCGATCCAGGAGATCCCCGAAGGGTGGATGGCGCTGGACATCGGCCCCGCCACCGTGGCCCTCTTCACCGAGGCGCTGCATAACGCGAAGACCATCGTCTGGAACGGACCGATGGGCGTTTTCGAGATGGATGCCTTCTCCCGCGGCACCTTCGCCATGGTCTCCGCGGTCGCCAACTCCTATGCGCTCACCATCGTCGGCGGCGGCGACACCGACGTCGCGGTGCACCGTGCCGGCGAGTACGCCAAGATAAGCTATATCTCCACAGGCGGCGGCGCCTTCCTCGAACTGCTCGAAGGGAAGAAGCTGCCGGGCATCAAGGTGCTGGAAGACAAGGGGCACAAGTAG
- the gap gene encoding type I glyceraldehyde-3-phosphate dehydrogenase: MALRVAVNGFGRIGRCVLRAAAQSQDFEFVAINDLTDAKTLAHLLKYDSVHGKFPGEVSVDGDQLIVNGKAIKVLAVRNPAELPWKDLKIDIVLESTGLFTARDKAAQHLTAGAKKVIISAPATDPDLTVVLGVNDKEYDKNKHHIVSNASCTTNCLAPVAKVLQDSFGIEKGLVTTVHSYTNDQNILDLPHKDLRRARAAALSMIPTTTGAAKAVSLVLPALKGKLDGMAIRVPTPNVSVVDLVATLSKPTDAQQVNAALKAAAEGPLKGILGFCEEPLVSCDFNGNTLSSIVDASCTKVIDGNMVKVISWYDNEMGFSSRVVGLMKMLL, translated from the coding sequence ATGGCTTTAAGAGTAGCTGTTAATGGATTCGGCCGTATAGGACGTTGTGTACTCAGAGCTGCTGCACAGTCGCAAGATTTCGAATTTGTTGCAATCAATGACCTCACCGATGCTAAAACGCTGGCGCACCTGTTAAAGTATGACTCCGTTCATGGGAAATTTCCCGGTGAAGTATCCGTAGACGGGGACCAGCTCATCGTCAACGGAAAGGCCATCAAGGTCCTCGCCGTGAGAAACCCTGCGGAGCTCCCCTGGAAAGACCTCAAGATTGACATCGTCCTCGAGTCGACCGGCCTCTTCACCGCTCGTGACAAGGCGGCCCAGCACCTCACCGCGGGAGCAAAGAAGGTCATCATCTCCGCCCCCGCCACCGATCCTGATCTCACGGTGGTTCTCGGCGTCAACGACAAAGAGTACGACAAGAACAAGCACCACATCGTCTCCAACGCCTCCTGCACCACCAACTGCCTGGCGCCGGTCGCCAAGGTCCTGCAGGACAGCTTCGGCATCGAGAAGGGGCTCGTCACCACGGTTCATTCCTACACCAACGACCAGAACATCCTGGACCTGCCACACAAGGACCTGCGCCGCGCACGTGCGGCCGCCCTCTCCATGATCCCGACCACCACCGGCGCCGCCAAGGCGGTATCCCTGGTGCTCCCGGCCCTGAAGGGGAAACTGGACGGCATGGCCATCCGCGTCCCGACCCCGAACGTCTCCGTGGTCGACCTGGTTGCCACCCTCTCCAAGCCGACCGACGCTCAGCAGGTGAACGCCGCGCTGAAGGCAGCTGCTGAAGGGCCGCTCAAAGGGATCCTCGGCTTCTGCGAAGAGCCCCTGGTCTCCTGCGATTTCAACGGCAACACCCTCTCCTCGATCGTCGACGCGTCCTGCACCAAGGTCATCGACGGCAACATGGTCAAGGTCATCTCCTGGTACGACAACGAGATGGGCTTCTCCAGCAGGGTGGTCGGCCTGATGAAAATGCTGTTGTAG